Proteins encoded by one window of Serratia nevei:
- a CDS encoding AAA family ATPase, translating to MKINVVGTSGSGKSTLARQLAERLDVPYIEMDRLYWRPEWQGTPDDAFLARLEQTLAEAGEGWVLDGNYSRTQPIKWREVDYILWLDYGFGRTLWQAVRRACRRAASKRELWPGTGNRESFRRSFFSRESIVLWTIRTYAKNRRKYLAEMAGAGRCFIRLRSPRQAADFLRALPQGHSSRR from the coding sequence ATGAAAATTAACGTCGTCGGCACCAGCGGCAGCGGTAAAAGCACCCTGGCGCGTCAACTGGCAGAACGGCTTGACGTGCCCTATATCGAGATGGACAGGCTCTATTGGCGGCCCGAGTGGCAGGGAACGCCCGATGATGCATTCCTGGCGCGGCTTGAGCAGACGCTGGCCGAAGCGGGCGAAGGCTGGGTGCTGGACGGCAACTACAGCCGCACGCAGCCGATCAAGTGGCGCGAGGTCGACTATATCCTGTGGCTGGACTACGGTTTTGGGCGCACGCTGTGGCAAGCCGTGCGCCGCGCGTGCCGACGCGCGGCCAGCAAACGTGAGCTGTGGCCGGGCACCGGCAACCGGGAAAGTTTTCGCCGTTCTTTCTTCAGCCGCGAGTCGATCGTACTTTGGACGATCCGCACCTACGCCAAAAATCGGCGAAAATACTTGGCGGAAATGGCCGGCGCCGGGCGCTGCTTCATACGCTTGCGCTCTCCCCGCCAGGCCGCCGATTTTTTACGGGCGTTGCCGCAGGGTCACAGCAGCAGGCGGTGA
- the nanQ gene encoding N-acetylneuraminate anomerase: MIHNSLFNPRFGRGLAPALVSTLTELRRCDLPELAPGHHPIDGDNIFMDVMTLTTTPAAQKRAEMHQEYIALHLLISGEERIEYGLAGDGHREQPHAENSDLLLLDIKRHPQTLHMTHGMFAIFFQMEPHKTGCLWQRPQHIKKAVVRIHHRLLL, encoded by the coding sequence GTGATTCACAACAGCCTGTTCAACCCACGCTTCGGCCGCGGACTCGCGCCGGCGCTGGTTTCAACCCTGACCGAGTTGCGTCGATGCGACCTGCCCGAACTGGCCCCGGGCCATCACCCGATCGACGGCGATAACATCTTTATGGATGTCATGACGCTGACCACTACGCCGGCGGCGCAGAAGCGCGCCGAGATGCATCAGGAGTACATCGCGCTCCATCTGCTGATCAGCGGTGAAGAGCGCATCGAATACGGTCTGGCGGGCGACGGGCATCGCGAACAGCCCCACGCAGAAAATAGCGACCTTCTGCTGCTGGACATCAAACGCCATCCGCAAACGCTGCACATGACGCACGGCATGTTCGCGATCTTTTTCCAAATGGAGCCGCACAAAACCGGCTGCCTGTGGCAGCGGCCGCAGCACATCAAGAAAGCAGTGGTGAGGATCCATCACCGCCTGCTGCTGTGA
- the rhtA gene encoding threonine/homoserine exporter RhtA — protein MSLPTSGRAPSALLPICLLIIAMVSIQSGASLAKSLFPIVGAEGITTLRLFIGTLILFIIFRPWRMRLAAGSRLPLLIYGLSLGAMNYLFYLSLRTVPLGIAVALEFTGPLAVAMFSSRRPIDFLWVALAIAGLWFLLPLGHGVGGIDPFGAACALGAGACWAVYIIFGQKAGGDHGPGTVALGSLIAALVFCPIGAWQTGSVLFNLDILPVALAVAILSTALPYSLEIIALPKIPARTFGTLMSLEPAMAALSGMLFLGEHLSGVQWLALAAIIAASMGSALTIRPKPRLESLS, from the coding sequence ATGTCGTTACCTACTTCCGGCAGAGCGCCCTCCGCGCTGCTGCCTATCTGTCTGTTAATCATCGCCATGGTGTCTATCCAGAGCGGTGCCTCGTTGGCCAAAAGTCTGTTCCCGATCGTGGGCGCGGAAGGCATCACCACGCTGCGCCTTTTCATCGGCACCCTGATTTTGTTCATCATCTTCCGCCCGTGGCGCATGCGCCTCGCCGCCGGCAGCCGCTTGCCGCTGCTGATTTACGGCCTGTCGCTCGGCGCGATGAACTACCTGTTTTACCTGTCGCTGCGCACCGTGCCGCTCGGCATCGCCGTGGCGCTGGAGTTTACCGGCCCGCTGGCGGTGGCCATGTTCTCCTCGCGGCGGCCGATCGACTTCCTCTGGGTGGCATTGGCGATCGCCGGGCTGTGGTTCCTGCTGCCGCTCGGCCACGGCGTGGGGGGGATCGATCCGTTCGGTGCCGCCTGCGCGCTCGGCGCCGGCGCCTGCTGGGCGGTCTATATCATCTTCGGCCAGAAGGCCGGCGGCGATCACGGCCCCGGCACGGTGGCGCTCGGTTCGCTGATCGCCGCGCTGGTGTTCTGCCCGATCGGCGCCTGGCAAACCGGCAGCGTGCTGTTCAACCTCGATATTCTGCCGGTGGCGCTGGCGGTGGCGATCCTCTCCACCGCGCTGCCTTATTCACTGGAGATCATCGCGCTGCCCAAAATCCCGGCGCGCACCTTCGGCACCTTAATGAGCCTGGAACCGGCAATGGCGGCGCTATCCGGCATGCTGTTCCTCGGCGAACACCTGAGCGGCGTGCAATGGCTGGCGCTGGCGGCCATCATCGCCGCCTCCATGGGCTCCGCCCTGACCATCCGCCCTAAACCGCGCCTCGAAAGCCTTTCCTAA
- the ompX gene encoding outer membrane protein OmpX: protein MKKIACLSAVAACVLAVSAGTAFAGQSTVSAGYAQGDFQGVANKADGFNLKYRYEFDNNPLGVIGSFTHLEKDGSQDGFYNKAQYNSISAGPAYRINDWASIYGLVGLGYGKFTTNAQNGTSRHDTADYGFTYGAGLQFNPIENVALDVGYEQNRIRSVDVGTWNVGVGYRF from the coding sequence ATGAAAAAAATTGCATGTCTTTCCGCAGTAGCAGCTTGCGTATTAGCAGTTAGCGCAGGTACCGCATTCGCTGGTCAGAGCACCGTATCCGCTGGCTATGCGCAGGGTGATTTCCAAGGCGTTGCTAACAAGGCCGACGGTTTCAACCTGAAATACCGTTACGAGTTCGACAACAACCCACTGGGCGTAATCGGTTCCTTTACCCACCTGGAAAAGGACGGTTCTCAGGACGGTTTCTACAACAAAGCTCAGTACAACTCTATCTCTGCCGGTCCAGCATACCGCATCAATGACTGGGCGAGCATCTACGGTCTGGTTGGCCTGGGTTACGGTAAATTCACTACCAACGCTCAGAACGGTACTTCTCGTCACGACACCGCTGACTACGGCTTCACCTACGGTGCCGGTCTGCAGTTCAACCCAATCGAGAACGTTGCCCTGGATGTCGGTTACGAGCAGAACCGCATTCGTAGCGTTGACGTTGGCACCTGGAACGTTGGCGTAGGCTACCGCTTCTAA
- a CDS encoding nitrilase family protein, producing the protein MTPSLRAATVQFQHRANDKNYNLSTMERFITEAAEQQIQLLAFPEMCITGYWHVRHLSDAEVRALAEPIASSPSLARIRPLAERYNMAIGVGLIELGDDGRCYNAYAVCLPDGELHVHRKLHAFEHPAIASGDRYTVFDTPWGVRVGVLICWDNNLVENVRATALLGAEVLIAPHQTGGTHSRSPHGMKPIRQTLWQRRVEDPQAIEAAFRGEHGRGWLMRWLPSRAHDNGLFLLFSNGVGRDDDEIRTGNAMILDPYGRIVAETWAAEDRMVSAELDLTLIPLSTGRRWIYGRRPELYGLLTEPQGYERDARSARFSTQPTGRGGR; encoded by the coding sequence ATGACCCCTTCACTTCGCGCCGCCACGGTGCAATTCCAGCATCGCGCCAACGATAAGAATTACAACCTGTCGACCATGGAACGCTTTATCACGGAGGCGGCCGAGCAGCAGATACAGCTGCTGGCCTTCCCGGAAATGTGCATCACCGGCTATTGGCACGTGCGCCATCTGTCCGACGCCGAGGTGCGCGCGCTGGCGGAGCCGATCGCGAGCAGCCCTTCTCTGGCGCGTATTCGCCCGCTGGCGGAGCGTTACAACATGGCGATCGGCGTCGGGCTGATCGAGCTGGGCGACGACGGCCGTTGCTACAACGCCTATGCCGTTTGTCTGCCGGACGGCGAGCTGCATGTGCACCGTAAACTGCACGCCTTCGAACACCCGGCTATCGCCAGCGGCGACCGCTACACGGTGTTCGATACCCCCTGGGGCGTGCGCGTGGGCGTCTTGATCTGCTGGGACAACAATCTGGTGGAGAATGTGCGCGCCACGGCGCTGCTGGGCGCGGAGGTGTTGATCGCCCCGCATCAGACCGGCGGCACCCATTCGCGCAGCCCGCACGGCATGAAGCCGATCCGGCAGACGCTGTGGCAACGGCGTGTGGAAGATCCGCAGGCGATAGAAGCCGCCTTTCGCGGCGAACACGGCCGCGGCTGGCTGATGCGCTGGCTGCCGTCGCGCGCTCACGACAACGGGCTGTTCTTGCTGTTCAGCAACGGCGTAGGTCGCGATGACGATGAGATACGCACCGGCAACGCGATGATCCTCGATCCTTACGGCCGCATCGTGGCAGAGACCTGGGCGGCGGAAGACCGGATGGTCAGCGCCGAACTCGATCTGACGCTGATCCCGCTCAGCACTGGCCGTCGCTGGATTTACGGACGCCGCCCCGAGCTGTACGGGCTATTGACCGAACCACAAGGCTATGAGCGCGATGCCCGCAGCGCACGCTTTTCAACGCAGCCGACGGGGCGCGGCGGCCGATAA
- a CDS encoding LysR family transcriptional regulator, whose amino-acid sequence MDIKQLRALVALAEQGNYRQAASLLCISQPALSKQIQALETQLGVRLFERGRQGAVLTAGGQRLYPEAQALVEQYQQFQRRARRVALGEAGRLALGFGLSSFHLAPQLVAAFRQRFPEVIIGLEDMPSERQYQLLLQGELQAGFVRLPVTTPLCGVALLSDRLVLAAPGALALRADDLMARFNQLPLLQLTPKRGRGLSDQSLRFIAAHRLTPNVVQQAGDIQTLLALVAAGVGVALLPHSITHIAPVGIDILPLSGEETEWQVGIAWDPQRADALRDNFIQTALAVQRA is encoded by the coding sequence ATGGATATAAAACAACTGCGCGCCCTGGTGGCGCTGGCCGAACAGGGCAACTATCGGCAGGCGGCGAGCCTGCTGTGCATCAGCCAACCGGCGCTGAGCAAGCAGATTCAAGCGCTGGAAACCCAGCTCGGCGTTCGGCTGTTCGAGCGTGGCCGACAGGGGGCGGTGCTCACCGCCGGTGGGCAGCGGCTCTACCCGGAGGCGCAGGCGCTGGTGGAACAGTACCAGCAGTTTCAGCGGCGCGCCCGGCGGGTAGCGCTCGGGGAAGCGGGGCGGCTGGCGCTGGGATTTGGCCTCTCCAGTTTTCATCTGGCGCCGCAGCTGGTGGCCGCCTTTCGCCAGCGTTTTCCCGAGGTGATCATTGGGCTGGAGGACATGCCGTCGGAGCGGCAGTATCAGCTGTTGCTGCAGGGCGAGTTGCAGGCGGGGTTCGTGCGCTTACCGGTCACTACGCCGCTGTGCGGCGTGGCATTGCTGAGCGACCGGCTGGTGCTGGCCGCGCCGGGCGCGCTGGCGCTGCGGGCCGACGACCTGATGGCGCGTTTCAATCAGCTGCCGCTGTTGCAGCTGACGCCGAAACGCGGGCGCGGGCTGAGCGATCAGTCGCTGCGGTTTATCGCTGCTCACCGGTTGACGCCGAACGTGGTGCAGCAGGCCGGCGATATCCAGACGCTGCTGGCGCTGGTCGCCGCCGGCGTTGGCGTCGCGCTGCTGCCGCACAGCATCACGCACATCGCACCGGTTGGCATCGACATTCTGCCGCTGAGCGGCGAAGAGACGGAGTGGCAGGTCGGTATCGCCTGGGATCCGCAGCGCGCGGACGCGCTGCGGGACAACTTCATTCAGACGGCGTTGGCGGTGCAACGCGCTTAG
- a CDS encoding GNAT family N-acetyltransferase, with product MTVINTAPTLITERLRLDAHTLDDFESLAALWADPQVVRYIGGTPRDREDSWGRLMRYVGHWALLGYGYWAVRDKLSGDYLGSIGFSNFLRDITPALDAPEMGWTLVSSAQGKGYATEALRAALAWGKTHLPGEKTVCIISPENQASLALAKKVGFCESHRSEYHQSPIVVMHCPL from the coding sequence ATGACCGTAATCAACACCGCGCCAACGCTTATCACCGAACGTCTGCGGCTGGACGCGCACACGCTGGACGACTTCGAGTCGCTGGCCGCATTGTGGGCCGATCCGCAGGTGGTGCGCTACATCGGCGGCACGCCGCGCGACCGGGAGGACTCCTGGGGGCGCCTGATGCGCTACGTCGGCCACTGGGCGCTGTTGGGATACGGGTATTGGGCGGTGCGTGACAAACTGAGCGGCGATTACCTCGGCAGCATCGGCTTTTCCAACTTCCTGCGCGACATTACCCCGGCGCTCGATGCGCCGGAAATGGGCTGGACGCTGGTGAGCTCGGCGCAGGGCAAAGGCTACGCCACCGAGGCACTGCGGGCGGCGCTGGCCTGGGGTAAAACGCACCTGCCGGGCGAGAAAACCGTCTGCATCATCTCGCCGGAAAACCAGGCTTCGCTGGCGCTGGCGAAAAAGGTCGGTTTCTGCGAAAGCCACCGCAGCGAGTATCACCAGAGCCCGATCGTCGTGATGCACTGCCCGCTTTGA
- a CDS encoding molybdopterin-dependent oxidoreductase produces MNEKKPRATAPKLEPDQKKQLVNLQRRLMLRSGLTLGGIAMLTGCNLQDGDRVDKVLWAMSRWNDRVQAWLFSGQRLAQTYRPDQITHPFPFNAFYPEYNVPEIDLAGYRLEVAGKVEKKAPWTLEQLQRLPQQSQITRLICIEGWSAIGQWGGVPLRTFLQHVGADLNAGYVGFKCADRYYSSLDMATALHPQTILALDFGGKALPADYGYPLRLRVPTKLGFKNAKHIAAIFVSDVNPGGYWEDQGYNWFSGI; encoded by the coding sequence ATGAATGAGAAAAAGCCGCGGGCAACCGCGCCAAAACTGGAACCGGACCAAAAAAAGCAGTTGGTCAATCTGCAGCGCCGCCTGATGCTGCGTTCCGGCCTGACGCTGGGTGGTATCGCCATGCTCACCGGTTGCAACCTGCAAGACGGCGATCGGGTGGATAAGGTGCTGTGGGCCATGTCGCGCTGGAACGACCGCGTGCAGGCCTGGCTGTTCAGCGGCCAGCGGCTGGCGCAAACTTACCGGCCCGATCAGATTACCCACCCTTTCCCCTTCAACGCGTTTTACCCGGAATACAACGTCCCCGAGATCGATCTCGCCGGCTACCGGCTTGAGGTCGCCGGGAAAGTGGAGAAAAAAGCCCCCTGGACGCTGGAACAGCTGCAGCGGCTGCCGCAGCAAAGCCAGATCACGCGTCTGATCTGCATTGAGGGCTGGAGCGCGATCGGCCAATGGGGCGGCGTGCCGCTACGCACCTTTCTGCAGCACGTCGGCGCGGATCTCAATGCCGGTTACGTCGGCTTCAAATGCGCCGATCGCTACTACTCCAGCCTCGACATGGCCACCGCGCTGCACCCGCAGACCATCCTGGCGCTGGATTTCGGCGGCAAGGCGCTGCCGGCGGACTATGGCTACCCGCTGCGGCTGCGGGTGCCAACCAAACTGGGGTTCAAAAACGCCAAACATATCGCCGCGATCTTCGTCAGCGACGTCAATCCGGGCGGGTATTGGGAAGATCAGGGCTACAACTGGTTCAGCGGCATTTAG
- a CDS encoding cytochrome b/b6 domain-containing protein, translating into MKTNASRPVHRWPVRITHWINLFAMVCMFMSGWEIYNASPLFDFRFPPQMTLGGWLGGAIGWHLAVMWLLALNAVCYLLWSLFSGHFRRDLLPLRVGALRQDIWLALTLRLRHRHGHYNAIQKLMYLGVLALGLLLVLSGLAIWKPVQLQGLVALFGGFDFARYVHFFAMAGIGLFVAIHVFMVIIVPKTLWAMITGGKHE; encoded by the coding sequence ATGAAAACCAACGCGTCGCGGCCGGTGCATCGCTGGCCGGTTCGAATCACTCATTGGATCAACCTGTTCGCCATGGTGTGCATGTTTATGAGCGGTTGGGAGATCTATAACGCCTCGCCGCTGTTCGATTTCCGCTTTCCGCCGCAGATGACGCTGGGCGGTTGGCTGGGCGGCGCGATTGGTTGGCATTTGGCGGTGATGTGGCTATTGGCGCTCAACGCCGTCTGCTATCTGCTGTGGAGCCTGTTCAGCGGCCATTTTCGCCGCGATCTGTTGCCGCTGCGCGTTGGCGCGCTGCGGCAGGATATCTGGCTGGCGTTGACGCTGCGCCTGCGCCACCGGCATGGCCACTACAACGCCATTCAGAAGCTGATGTACCTCGGCGTACTGGCGCTGGGCCTGTTGCTGGTGCTGTCCGGCCTGGCGATCTGGAAGCCGGTTCAGCTGCAGGGATTGGTCGCCCTGTTTGGCGGCTTCGATTTCGCGCGCTACGTGCATTTCTTCGCCATGGCCGGCATCGGCCTGTTCGTGGCGATCCACGTCTTTATGGTGATCATCGTGCCCAAAACGCTGTGGGCGATGATAACGGGTGGCAAACATGAATGA
- a CDS encoding heavy metal response regulator transcription factor: MRILVVEDDIGTGDYLKKGLGEAGYGVDLARNGTDGLFRALEQDYDAIVLDVMLPGLDGWQIIEVLRKKSDVPILFLTARDGVQDRIHGLELGADDYLIKPFSFTELVLRLRTLLRRGPAREADHYAIADLQLDVLRRRAVRQDQVIPLTNKEFMLLHLLVRREGEVLSRTQIASQVWDMNFDSDTNVVDVAIKRLRAKIDRPFDVKLIHSVRGIGYVCEPRS; encoded by the coding sequence ATGCGAATACTGGTAGTTGAAGACGATATCGGCACAGGGGATTACCTGAAGAAAGGGCTGGGGGAAGCGGGGTACGGCGTCGATTTGGCGCGCAACGGCACCGACGGGCTGTTTCGCGCGTTGGAGCAGGATTACGATGCGATCGTGCTCGATGTGATGCTGCCGGGGCTGGATGGCTGGCAGATTATCGAGGTGCTGCGCAAGAAAAGCGACGTGCCAATTCTGTTTCTCACCGCCCGCGACGGCGTGCAGGATCGCATCCACGGCCTGGAGCTGGGCGCGGACGATTATCTGATTAAACCGTTTTCGTTTACCGAACTGGTGCTGCGTTTACGCACCTTGCTGCGCCGCGGGCCGGCGCGCGAAGCCGATCATTACGCCATCGCCGATCTGCAGCTGGACGTGTTGCGTCGCCGGGCGGTGCGCCAGGATCAGGTGATCCCGTTGACCAACAAGGAGTTCATGCTGCTGCATCTGCTGGTGCGGCGCGAGGGCGAAGTGCTGTCGCGCACGCAAATAGCCTCTCAGGTGTGGGACATGAATTTTGACAGCGACACCAATGTGGTTGACGTGGCCATCAAACGCCTGCGCGCCAAAATAGACCGGCCGTTCGACGTCAAGCTGATCCACAGCGTGCGCGGTATCGGCTATGTTTGCGAGCCACGCTCGTGA
- a CDS encoding heavy metal sensor histidine kinase produces the protein MSGRTSRRPVSLTLRTATLFALVAALVVSGTGGYLYSAMRQEMTLRSDLQVTGRVEYFRHLLGQRFPLARLTANNGLFENMLGNEQDVLIFQIPGQKPLINVNPAGVALPPIVPTPAGQAQTLAAVRGGETAQGVPLRAASAMVRLEDGSLLQISAAHVMVNEQKMLARYLWRIVAAVAVAFLLIALLGYGVMRRGLKPLWRMAAQAAQIAPNTLSTRLSEQGAPKELQQLTRSFNAMLDRLNEGYQRLTQFSADLAHEIRTPVGALMGQCQVALYQPRSVEEYETLLSNNMDELERISRMVENILFLARAGEAQSALNYSRLDVALELRRVADYFEVLAEERGIALSCAGEGTLKADAMLFQRALSNLVANAVRYADENSRIVLRAERRADAWWVQVINQGPPIAPAQLEKLFDRFYRADPARSAGNHASGLGLSIVRAIMTLHGGEVRAQCSDGRGSACLTFSLIFPSSVQ, from the coding sequence GTGAGCGGGCGCACGTCACGTCGGCCGGTATCGCTGACGCTGCGCACCGCCACGCTGTTCGCGCTGGTGGCCGCGTTGGTGGTGAGCGGGACGGGCGGGTATCTGTATAGCGCCATGCGCCAGGAAATGACGCTGCGCAGCGATCTGCAGGTGACCGGGCGCGTAGAGTATTTCCGCCATCTGCTGGGACAGCGCTTTCCTTTGGCTCGCCTGACCGCCAATAACGGCCTGTTTGAAAACATGCTGGGCAATGAACAGGACGTGCTGATTTTCCAAATCCCGGGACAAAAACCGCTCATCAACGTGAACCCGGCCGGGGTGGCATTGCCGCCGATCGTGCCGACGCCGGCCGGTCAGGCGCAGACGTTGGCCGCCGTGCGCGGCGGGGAAACGGCGCAGGGGGTGCCGCTGCGCGCGGCTTCCGCGATGGTGCGCCTGGAAGACGGCAGCCTGTTGCAGATCTCCGCCGCGCACGTGATGGTCAACGAACAGAAGATGCTGGCGCGCTACCTGTGGCGCATCGTCGCGGCGGTGGCGGTGGCTTTCCTGCTGATTGCGCTCCTGGGGTATGGGGTCATGCGCCGAGGATTGAAGCCGTTATGGCGCATGGCGGCGCAGGCGGCGCAGATTGCACCCAATACGCTGTCGACACGCCTGAGCGAGCAGGGGGCGCCGAAGGAGTTGCAGCAGCTGACCCGTTCGTTCAATGCGATGCTCGATCGGTTGAATGAAGGCTATCAGCGGCTGACGCAGTTTTCCGCCGATCTGGCCCATGAGATCCGCACCCCGGTAGGGGCGTTGATGGGCCAGTGCCAGGTGGCGCTTTACCAGCCCCGCAGCGTGGAGGAGTACGAAACCCTGCTGTCGAACAATATGGATGAGCTGGAGCGCATTTCCCGCATGGTGGAAAATATCCTGTTCCTGGCGCGCGCCGGCGAGGCGCAGTCTGCGCTGAACTACAGTCGGCTGGATGTGGCGCTGGAGCTGCGGCGGGTGGCGGATTATTTCGAGGTGCTGGCGGAAGAACGCGGCATCGCGCTGAGCTGCGCAGGTGAGGGAACGCTGAAGGCGGACGCGATGCTGTTCCAGCGCGCGTTGAGCAACCTGGTGGCTAACGCGGTACGTTATGCCGACGAGAACAGCCGGATCGTCCTGCGGGCTGAACGGCGCGCCGATGCCTGGTGGGTACAGGTTATCAATCAGGGGCCGCCGATCGCGCCGGCACAGCTGGAAAAGTTGTTCGATCGCTTCTATCGCGCCGATCCCGCGCGCAGCGCCGGCAATCATGCCAGTGGGCTGGGGCTGTCTATCGTGCGCGCCATCATGACGCTGCACGGCGGTGAAGTTCGCGCGCAGTGTTCCGATGGCCGGGGTTCTGCTTGCTTGACCTTTAGCCTGATATTCCCCTCATCAGTTCAATGA
- a CDS encoding winged helix-turn-helix domain-containing protein: protein MKYRFNDHILFDADTRTLSPTDFSDDPISISSPSKRLLLLLIAHHGEAVGRELIFKKVWDDYGMVSSNNNLNQCVSKLRRVIKNLGVEDEVIVTVPKVGFMLRDEITIESYEDAEDIHDAEPAAAVPGSAAAATVNLASDTVIDGASSHLGYSRRGWLMFSAMVLGGILMAIAVTAYFSGSGARQESYLGKSGNCKVFMSLPDASATVNASLNRDILAYAAHQTGECSGDEFLLVVRSNQVRAYISGISRLFLLRCKILREHKMEICSGLESDNAEFIN, encoded by the coding sequence ATGAAATATAGATTTAATGACCATATTCTCTTTGACGCAGACACCAGAACCCTTAGCCCAACAGATTTTTCTGACGATCCCATATCCATATCCAGTCCTTCCAAACGGTTGTTGTTGCTGTTGATTGCCCACCATGGCGAGGCCGTAGGGCGTGAACTGATATTCAAGAAGGTCTGGGACGATTACGGCATGGTGTCCAGCAATAATAATCTTAATCAGTGCGTCAGCAAATTGCGTCGGGTGATTAAAAACCTTGGCGTCGAGGATGAGGTCATTGTTACGGTTCCTAAAGTGGGCTTTATGTTGCGTGATGAGATTACCATCGAGTCTTATGAGGACGCGGAAGATATTCACGACGCGGAGCCTGCCGCGGCTGTGCCGGGATCTGCGGCCGCAGCGACGGTCAATCTGGCGTCCGACACCGTCATCGACGGGGCCTCTTCTCATCTTGGTTATTCCCGCCGTGGGTGGCTGATGTTCAGCGCGATGGTTCTGGGGGGGATCCTCATGGCTATTGCTGTCACGGCCTATTTCAGCGGCTCGGGGGCCCGGCAGGAGAGCTACCTGGGAAAGTCGGGCAACTGTAAGGTTTTCATGTCGTTGCCTGATGCCTCGGCGACGGTCAACGCCAGCCTGAATCGGGACATTCTGGCTTACGCCGCGCACCAAACGGGAGAATGCAGCGGCGATGAGTTTTTGCTGGTGGTGCGCAGCAATCAGGTCAGGGCTTACATTTCCGGCATTTCCCGCTTATTCCTGCTGCGCTGCAAGATCTTGCGCGAACATAAAATGGAGATCTGTTCAGGATTGGAAAGCGACAATGCCGAGTTTATTAATTGA
- a CDS encoding helix-turn-helix transcriptional regulator, whose amino-acid sequence MVKADFGDALLFFEPSYLVRRGMEAFLVTQSSDSYFIDTLRELEGVLKEGKPRALIMELYHQREYLYDVLRFVLTAKNVWPEIPLVIFTAVEHPGILALLAADARIAIVAKEEPLHCLNDAIAAAGEFSGYRSPHIRARLVHSAAALSDSEWRVLAMMVAGASPGSIANVTRRSYKTISSHKLNIMRKLGLNQAGFMRLILSLRTRYPS is encoded by the coding sequence ATGGTTAAAGCCGATTTCGGTGATGCGCTGCTATTTTTTGAACCCAGCTATTTAGTGAGAAGAGGAATGGAAGCATTTCTCGTTACCCAATCAAGTGACAGCTATTTTATCGACACCTTGAGGGAGCTGGAGGGGGTATTGAAAGAGGGAAAGCCTCGCGCGCTTATTATGGAGTTATATCATCAGAGAGAATATTTGTATGATGTATTACGGTTCGTTCTGACGGCAAAAAATGTTTGGCCGGAAATTCCCTTGGTGATTTTCACCGCGGTAGAACACCCCGGTATATTAGCGTTGTTGGCGGCGGATGCGCGCATAGCGATAGTGGCAAAGGAGGAGCCATTGCATTGCCTGAATGACGCCATTGCGGCTGCGGGTGAGTTCTCCGGCTATCGTTCCCCGCATATTCGCGCCCGGCTGGTGCATTCGGCAGCCGCATTATCTGACAGTGAATGGCGAGTTTTGGCCATGATGGTTGCCGGTGCATCTCCAGGCAGCATCGCCAACGTGACCCGGCGAAGTTACAAAACCATAAGCTCCCATAAACTGAATATTATGCGAAAACTGGGCCTCAATCAGGCCGGCTTTATGCGGCTTATTCTTTCCCTGAGAACCCGATACCCTTCCTGA
- the ecpA gene encoding common pilus major fimbrillin subunit EcpA: MKKMTLALAIVSAFAAVSTAQAADVTAQALATWSATAKKDTTSKLVVTPIGSLAFNYAEGIKGFNSQKGLFDVTVEGDTTATAFKLTSKLVSNTLTQLDTSGSTLEVGVNYNGAVVGKTAETTMIDTTAGILGGNLSALSNAYNQAGRTSAQDQFTFSIIGATSNGTTAVTDFSTLPEGIWSGDVSVEFNATWTS; encoded by the coding sequence ATGAAGAAAATGACACTGGCTCTGGCGATCGTTTCCGCCTTTGCAGCGGTCAGCACTGCTCAAGCCGCCGACGTTACCGCTCAGGCGCTGGCAACCTGGTCTGCGACCGCCAAGAAAGACACCACCAGCAAACTGGTTGTGACGCCGATTGGCAGCCTGGCCTTCAACTATGCAGAAGGCATTAAGGGTTTCAACAGCCAGAAAGGCCTGTTTGACGTCACCGTGGAAGGCGATACCACGGCCACCGCTTTCAAACTGACCTCAAAACTGGTCTCCAATACGCTGACTCAGCTGGATACTTCCGGTTCTACGCTGGAAGTCGGGGTGAACTATAACGGTGCGGTGGTCGGGAAAACGGCTGAAACCACCATGATCGACACCACCGCCGGCATTTTGGGCGGCAATCTGAGCGCCCTGTCCAACGCCTACAACCAGGCCGGCCGCACCAGCGCGCAGGATCAGTTCACCTTCAGCATCATCGGCGCGACGTCAAACGGCACCACCGCCGTCACGGATTTCAGCACGCTGCCGGAAGGTATCTGGAGCGGCGACGTCAGCGTCGAGTTCAACGCGACCTGGACTTCCTAA